A single region of the Buchnera aphidicola (Nipponaphis monzeni) genome encodes:
- a CDS encoding acetylornithine/succinyldiaminopimelate transaminase, with protein sequence MKNKKNSLIQETYDKYILPLYKPVSIVPVKGLGSYIWDVQGKKYIDFSGGIAVTAMGHCHPMLVEILRKQSGDLWHTGNIFINEPSTKLAQKLVEASFASHVFFANSGAEANEAALKIARYYAIKKYGIKKTKIISFINSFHGRTFFTVSVGGKLKYSDCFGPVPEDIVHLPFNNLNCFKKIVDDSVCAVILETIQGEGGVIPIDVLFIQEIYKLCQKYNVLLIIDEVQTGIGRTGTLFSYEQYNIKPDMLTLAKSLGGGFPISALLTNTKVSEIVKPGLHGSTYGGNLLACSVATSVLNFINNKKVLSGVNNRSKLFFEKLYNINCELNLFKEIRIKGLLIGIELIDELPINIFDIVHICIKEGVLVLSSSTNVIRLAPSLIISYDDIKLGISYLKKAFTKIKRLCDNF encoded by the coding sequence ATGAAGAATAAAAAAAATTCTTTGATACAAGAAACATACGATAAATATATATTGCCTTTATATAAACCTGTATCCATTGTTCCTGTTAAAGGGTTAGGAAGTTATATTTGGGATGTACAAGGTAAAAAATATATTGATTTTTCTGGAGGTATTGCAGTTACTGCTATGGGGCATTGCCATCCTATGTTAGTCGAAATCTTGAGAAAACAAAGCGGTGATTTATGGCATACAGGTAATATTTTTATTAACGAACCTAGTACAAAGTTAGCTCAAAAATTAGTAGAGGCTAGTTTTGCGTCACATGTATTCTTTGCTAATTCCGGAGCAGAAGCTAACGAAGCAGCATTAAAGATAGCACGTTATTATGCTATTAAAAAGTATGGAATTAAAAAAACAAAAATTATTTCTTTTATTAATTCTTTTCACGGTCGGACTTTTTTTACTGTATCTGTAGGGGGTAAACTGAAATATTCTGATTGTTTTGGACCAGTTCCTGAAGATATCGTTCACTTACCTTTCAATAATTTAAATTGTTTTAAAAAAATTGTAGATGATTCGGTTTGCGCTGTGATTTTAGAAACTATACAAGGAGAAGGAGGTGTTATTCCTATAGATGTTTTATTCATTCAAGAAATATATAAATTGTGTCAGAAATATAATGTATTGTTAATAATAGATGAAGTTCAAACAGGTATCGGTAGAACTGGTACTTTATTTTCTTATGAGCAATATAATATTAAGCCTGATATGCTGACTTTAGCAAAATCTTTGGGAGGAGGTTTTCCAATTAGTGCTTTATTAACGAATACGAAAGTTTCTGAAATTGTTAAACCTGGTTTACATGGCAGCACATATGGAGGTAATTTATTAGCTTGTTCTGTGGCAACATCTGTATTAAATTTTATCAATAATAAAAAGGTATTATCAGGAGTAAATAATAGAAGTAAATTGTTTTTTGAAAAATTATATAATATAAATTGTGAGTTAAATTTATTTAAAGAAATACGTATTAAAGGATTATTAATAGGTATTGAGTTAATTGATGAATTGCCTATAAATATATTTGATATCGTACATATATGTATTAAAGAAGGAGTATTAGTACTTAGCTCTAGTACTAATGTTATTAGATTAGCCCCTTCTTTAATAATTAGTTATGATGATATTAAATTAGGAATAAGTTATTTAAAAAAAGCTTTTACAAAAATTAAACGTTTATGTGATAATTTTTAA